The following are encoded in a window of Paenibacillus polymyxa genomic DNA:
- a CDS encoding TRAFAC clade GTPase domain-containing protein, translating into MSFLSNLFRRKPQAAPRPLFYDIVCPYCFSKFSPEDVVFRASHHREDDEDYALGEDELLNKYRERFGLDSVHDMEAILHPLDVPEEHRLYSDHVLTGLTDRYGELTRHRLCPHCHNELPVTAGKVPSNIISIIGASQAGKSVYMTSLIHTLQHVTADHFDAACMPLNAEISRKFRTMYEEPLFERGDLLTSTQKEKMQEPFIFQFVFKDEEKPPLTLVFFDVAGEGMVDQDYLGLHGQHIKNSAGILFMVDPLQIRSIRERIKINLGDKPGEWVSQYDEPRDVVLTMFGDFIAYQEKGKTDIPTAVVLTKSDMLTALADEEGTYIKTNSNIFNPMEHRKYMDLDEFANIDGEVRRFIEKVDKPFKGTMDVYFTDTAYFAVSALGSNPVEQKLQGLVSPIRVDEPFIWLLYKLKYIEGRESQ; encoded by the coding sequence ATGAGTTTTCTTAGCAATTTATTCAGAAGAAAGCCACAGGCAGCGCCAAGGCCGTTATTTTATGATATTGTGTGCCCTTATTGCTTTAGTAAATTCTCCCCGGAGGACGTGGTATTCCGTGCTTCTCATCACCGTGAAGATGACGAGGACTATGCTTTGGGTGAAGATGAGCTGTTGAACAAATATCGGGAGCGTTTTGGCTTGGACAGTGTGCATGATATGGAGGCAATTTTGCATCCCCTTGATGTCCCTGAGGAACATCGATTGTATTCTGATCATGTACTGACAGGATTGACGGACCGTTATGGCGAGCTGACACGCCACCGACTGTGCCCGCACTGCCATAACGAGTTGCCCGTGACCGCGGGTAAGGTGCCTAGCAATATCATTTCGATTATTGGAGCTTCGCAGGCGGGGAAATCTGTCTATATGACCTCCCTGATTCACACGTTGCAGCATGTTACGGCCGATCATTTTGACGCAGCTTGCATGCCGCTCAATGCAGAGATCAGCCGAAAGTTCCGCACCATGTATGAGGAACCCCTATTTGAACGAGGCGATCTGCTTACATCGACACAAAAAGAAAAGATGCAGGAGCCTTTTATCTTCCAGTTTGTATTTAAGGATGAGGAAAAGCCGCCACTGACGCTGGTATTTTTTGATGTCGCCGGTGAGGGAATGGTAGATCAGGACTATCTGGGACTGCATGGACAGCATATTAAGAATTCAGCAGGTATTCTCTTTATGGTCGATCCACTGCAAATCCGCTCTATTCGGGAGCGTATTAAGATTAACCTTGGCGATAAGCCGGGTGAATGGGTCTCGCAATATGATGAACCGCGTGATGTCGTACTTACGATGTTCGGTGATTTTATCGCTTATCAGGAAAAAGGGAAAACGGACATTCCGACCGCTGTCGTCCTGACCAAAAGTGATATGCTTACTGCATTGGCAGATGAAGAAGGCACATACATCAAGACGAATAGCAATATTTTTAATCCGATGGAGCATCGCAAATATATGGATTTGGATGAGTTCGCGAACATTGATGGCGAAGTTCGACGCTTCATCGAAAAGGTGGATAAGCCGTTCAAGGGCACGATGGATGTATATTTTACGGATACGGCCTATTTCGCGGTTTCCGCGCTGGGTAGCAATCCGGTGGAGCAAAAGCTACAAGGATTGGTTAGTCCGATCCGTGTGGATGAGCCATTCATTTGGCTGCTTTATAAGTTGAAGTACATTGAGGGGAGAGAATCACAGTGA
- a CDS encoding MarR family winged helix-turn-helix transcriptional regulator gives MGSEVYPVCLPCEEESTMYLIKWIFTTVRREIETALRPLGLTSPQSQTLYILAVSPGVTNTDLERLLLIDKSSVTSLVNGIVKKNWAIRKSHPEDARMKQIYLTEEGLEIHKVAERTIEAIKSSVGETLSVGESETLRCLLKKILRDYHPADTRV, from the coding sequence ATGGGAAGTGAGGTGTATCCCGTTTGTCTTCCTTGTGAGGAAGAGAGCACAATGTATTTAATTAAATGGATTTTCACTACCGTCCGGCGCGAAATTGAAACGGCACTGCGCCCTTTGGGACTCACCTCCCCACAATCGCAGACGCTCTATATACTGGCGGTATCGCCTGGAGTCACCAATACGGATTTGGAAAGGCTATTGCTTATTGATAAATCAAGCGTTACCAGCCTGGTTAACGGGATCGTTAAGAAAAACTGGGCAATACGCAAAAGTCACCCGGAAGATGCACGAATGAAGCAAATCTATTTGACTGAGGAAGGCTTAGAGATTCACAAAGTAGCTGAACGTACTATTGAGGCAATTAAAAGCTCGGTAGGTGAAACATTATCTGTAGGAGAATCGGAGACGCTACGCTGTCTGCTTAAAAAAATTCTCCGCGACTACCACCCTGCGGACACCCGCGTTTGA
- a CDS encoding MFS transporter, whose protein sequence is MINEQTYPNADKLMRVLAFTLVFSVMNAFMFNVVMPVIREEFHISASDVSWLLTGYMIVYAVGSVTYGKLADKYRLKDLLTFGIIFFALGSLIGLLANQFWMLIVARLLQAAGAAVIPATAMIVPVRYFSAEKRGRALGVTAIGLALGTALAPIISGLITGFASWRFLFVISMLPLIALPFFRKYLDDQRGEDQKFDFLGGLLLGGTVAFLLLSISQTNMMFFLVGVVLFALFIWRINTAHDPFIQPKLFRNKQYSYGLLIAFLGTGISFGLPYLAPQFLNSLNQLTPAIIGLVMFPAAIASALLGKRGGRLADSKGNSFLVYTAVSLLFICFISLSTFVGASPYLILFLLIFGNVGQTFMQIAMSNTISRTLSKDQIGVGMGLLSLLNFIAGAITTSILGKTLDSSSSFHLNPVVSNVQVFNFSNIFTVLALIALVTMGLYALQFRRGSRRNTPAVEQG, encoded by the coding sequence ATGATAAATGAACAAACTTATCCCAATGCGGATAAGCTTATGCGAGTGCTAGCTTTCACACTTGTTTTTTCAGTGATGAACGCTTTTATGTTTAATGTCGTTATGCCTGTAATTCGAGAGGAGTTTCATATTAGTGCTTCCGATGTAAGTTGGTTGCTGACTGGCTATATGATCGTGTATGCAGTTGGCTCGGTGACCTACGGCAAATTGGCAGATAAATATCGTCTTAAGGATTTGCTGACGTTTGGGATTATCTTTTTTGCACTGGGTTCGCTTATTGGACTGTTGGCCAATCAATTTTGGATGCTCATTGTAGCTCGTTTGCTTCAGGCTGCAGGGGCTGCTGTTATTCCGGCAACTGCTATGATCGTCCCAGTCCGTTATTTCTCGGCTGAAAAAAGGGGACGTGCTTTGGGCGTCACAGCAATCGGCTTGGCGTTAGGTACTGCACTGGCTCCGATTATTTCCGGTTTGATCACAGGCTTTGCAAGCTGGCGTTTTTTGTTCGTCATTTCCATGCTGCCACTGATCGCATTGCCGTTTTTCCGCAAATATTTGGACGATCAGCGTGGAGAGGATCAGAAGTTCGATTTTCTGGGTGGATTATTACTGGGTGGAACAGTAGCCTTCTTATTACTTTCGATTTCGCAAACTAATATGATGTTTTTTCTGGTCGGTGTGGTGTTATTCGCACTGTTTATATGGCGCATTAACACTGCGCATGATCCATTCATCCAGCCGAAGCTGTTCCGTAACAAGCAATATTCATACGGGCTCCTTATCGCTTTTTTAGGGACGGGGATTAGCTTTGGATTGCCGTACTTGGCACCGCAGTTTCTGAACAGTCTCAATCAGCTCACGCCGGCAATAATTGGACTGGTTATGTTTCCGGCTGCTATTGCTTCGGCTCTATTGGGTAAAAGAGGAGGGCGTTTGGCGGATAGCAAAGGAAATTCGTTTCTCGTCTATACAGCTGTATCGCTTTTGTTTATCTGTTTTATCAGCTTGTCAACATTTGTGGGTGCCTCTCCGTATCTGATTTTATTTTTGCTTATTTTCGGAAACGTAGGTCAGACCTTCATGCAAATTGCCATGTCCAACACGATTTCTCGTACCTTGTCGAAAGATCAGATTGGTGTTGGAATGGGGCTGCTATCTCTGCTGAATTTCATTGCCGGGGCGATCACGACAAGTATTTTGGGCAAAACGCTGGATAGTTCGTCGTCCTTTCATTTGAATCCTGTCGTATCTAATGTGCAGGTGTTCAATTTTAGCAATATTTTTACGGTGCTTGCACTGATTGCGCTTGTGACGATGGGACTTTATGCGTTGCAATTCCGAAGGGGTTCACGCCGTAATACGCCTGCTGTTGAGCAAGGATAA
- the rpmG gene encoding 50S ribosomal protein L33, protein MRVIVTLACTESGDRNYTTTKNKRNHPERLEMKKYSPRLKKYTIHRETR, encoded by the coding sequence ATGCGCGTAATTGTTACCTTGGCATGCACCGAATCCGGTGATCGCAACTATACAACAACCAAGAACAAAAGAAATCATCCGGAGCGTCTTGAAATGAAAAAATACTCTCCGCGTCTGAAAAAGTACACGATCCATCGTGAAACTAGATAA
- a CDS encoding type B 50S ribosomal protein L31 — MKKDIHPTLNKVIFLDPSCGFTFLSASTKYSQETMEWEDGNTYPVIRVDTSSASHPFFTGKQRNVDIGGRVDRFNKKYNLK; from the coding sequence ATGAAAAAAGATATTCATCCAACATTGAACAAAGTTATCTTTTTGGACCCTAGCTGTGGATTTACTTTCCTGAGTGCTTCCACTAAATATTCGCAAGAAACGATGGAATGGGAAGATGGCAACACATACCCAGTTATCCGTGTAGATACTAGCTCCGCTTCCCACCCGTTCTTCACTGGTAAACAAAGAAACGTGGATATCGGTGGCCGTGTGGATCGCTTTAACAAAAAATATAACCTTAAGTAA
- a CDS encoding S-layer homology domain-containing protein: MKVYSLKWAAALVALQAAFGTSAYAATPTNNLFSDTSYVTSDKMAAIQEAVRQGLLSGDPHGTFRPAATLTRQELAVLLVRALKLDPISSSSTFKDVQSKQFAAPYIEAAQKAGFLSGDGLGNFRPNDPVTREELAAVFVRAVGGVNAEGGSSILPKDQSLVSQWAAGSVDTALRLGLIDIHDSKLNPTGEVKREDIAPFLLDIFKTQEQTATINSIDGDIVTIDNVPYLIEGNLKELIGNSNKDALKGAKLKFNSRNRNVDGLQQLQIVQKDVVLNTNGLPESSLLRILGDGVQIKGDIKGVIELNDGVSNIQLNGNVNHLNVNSGNGISIKGTGTIGELQVANANAKVTLNPNFKVEMIQLPKDASVSQVIQNYSEVQKQIGQIQSADGTVQEPTTVTSSSVTFSSGGGTSTKSVTNHAPGVTTRFTDITLSTADEPKKINLANSFTDADGDTLTYTAETSATNVATVSVNGSQLTLTPVNAGTVTITVTANDGKGGTINDQFNVTITPVIPEAVNHAPTVETSISNVTTGAADGVKTVSLASVFADEDSDALTYTATSTDTGVATVAVSGSDLKITPVNAGTVTITVTANDGKGGTINSQFNVTITPVIPEAVNHAPTVDTSISNVTTGAADGVKTVSFAGVFADEDSDALTYTAISTDTGVATAAVNGSDLKITPVNAGTITITVTADDGKGGTVDTQFNVTITPVIPEAVNHAPTVETSISNVTTGVADGVKMVSLASVFADEDSDALMYTATSTDTGVATAAVNGNDLKITPVNAGTVTITVTADDGKGGTMDTQFNVTITPVIPEAVNHAPTVETSISNVTTGAADGVKTVSLASVFADEDSDALTYTTTSTDTGVATAAVNGSDLKITPVNAGTVTITVTADDGKGGTMDTQFNVTITPVIPEAVNHAPTVETSISNVTTGAADGVKTVSLASVFADEDSDALTYTATSTDTGVATAAVNGSDLKITPVNAGTATITVTADDGNGGTVDTNFTLTVTPPPAANHAPVVQSTINDVSTEAGAVDTNIGLASTFADEDLDLLTYSADSSDPSVATVSVTGDQLSITPLAVGSATVTVTADDGKGGTVQTIFQVTAGEKKGLFFSELAWGQSDSMMQIIELYNAGSEELDASKIRIERSDSGNSIEISQDAGAFIPDGATFVIGDTMYFGDAHVDYFTDMGFYNDDSAPVTLSLYYDNQLIDTAVFQPHTTLARQSDVTHGNADYEASEWFDEGTDYTDNIGIFSSEAP, encoded by the coding sequence TTGAAAGTTTATTCACTTAAGTGGGCAGCCGCTCTTGTTGCTCTTCAGGCGGCGTTTGGTACTTCTGCTTACGCTGCAACGCCTACCAATAATTTGTTTTCAGATACATCCTATGTGACGAGTGATAAAATGGCGGCCATCCAAGAAGCTGTACGCCAAGGGCTTTTATCGGGGGATCCTCATGGAACTTTTCGCCCTGCAGCAACATTAACTCGTCAGGAACTCGCAGTATTATTGGTCAGAGCTTTAAAATTGGACCCTATTTCGAGTTCTTCTACTTTTAAAGATGTGCAAAGTAAACAATTTGCTGCCCCATATATAGAAGCCGCACAAAAAGCCGGGTTTCTATCTGGGGATGGATTAGGAAACTTCCGTCCGAACGATCCTGTTACACGTGAAGAGCTGGCAGCTGTGTTTGTTCGTGCAGTCGGAGGGGTTAATGCAGAGGGCGGATCAAGCATTTTACCCAAAGATCAGTCCTTGGTAAGCCAATGGGCGGCTGGATCGGTAGATACAGCACTTCGTCTGGGTTTAATTGACATTCATGACAGCAAGCTCAATCCCACGGGTGAAGTAAAAAGGGAGGATATTGCTCCTTTCCTGCTGGATATTTTCAAAACTCAAGAGCAAACAGCTACGATCAATAGCATTGATGGAGACATTGTAACGATCGATAATGTTCCCTATTTAATAGAGGGAAATTTGAAAGAGTTAATCGGAAACTCCAATAAAGATGCGTTAAAAGGAGCTAAATTAAAGTTTAATTCACGCAATCGTAATGTGGACGGGCTGCAACAATTACAAATCGTGCAAAAAGATGTTGTGTTAAACACCAATGGTCTACCGGAAAGCAGCCTGCTTCGAATTTTAGGTGATGGTGTTCAGATTAAAGGGGATATCAAAGGAGTAATCGAGCTTAATGACGGTGTTTCTAATATCCAGCTGAATGGAAACGTAAACCATCTTAATGTGAATTCCGGCAATGGTATTTCTATTAAAGGAACCGGAACAATCGGGGAGCTTCAAGTTGCCAACGCAAACGCTAAAGTGACATTGAACCCGAATTTTAAAGTTGAAATGATTCAGCTGCCTAAAGATGCATCCGTTTCACAAGTTATCCAAAATTACAGCGAAGTACAAAAGCAGATTGGACAAATTCAGTCCGCTGACGGAACGGTTCAAGAACCGACTACAGTTACGTCCAGCAGCGTGACATTTTCCTCCGGAGGTGGAACTTCAACAAAATCAGTGACTAACCATGCGCCAGGCGTTACTACCAGGTTTACTGATATTACGTTAAGTACAGCAGATGAGCCTAAAAAGATTAATCTGGCAAATAGTTTTACCGATGCTGATGGAGACACTCTGACCTACACAGCAGAAACTTCAGCCACAAACGTAGCGACGGTATCAGTGAATGGAAGTCAGTTGACTCTCACGCCGGTGAACGCCGGAACAGTTACGATCACGGTTACGGCGAACGACGGCAAGGGCGGGACCATAAACGACCAGTTTAACGTGACGATCACGCCGGTGATCCCAGAAGCCGTGAACCATGCGCCGACGGTGGAAACGTCGATCAGCAATGTGACGACAGGAGCTGCGGACGGAGTTAAGACGGTGAGCCTTGCGAGTGTGTTTGCAGATGAAGACAGCGACGCACTGACATATACCGCAACCTCGACGGATACGGGCGTGGCAACAGTAGCGGTAAGCGGAAGCGATCTGAAAATTACGCCAGTGAACGCGGGTACGGTCACGATCACGGTTACGGCGAACGACGGCAAAGGCGGGACCATAAACAGCCAGTTCAACGTGACGATCACGCCGGTGATCCCGGAAGCCGTGAACCATGCGCCGACGGTGGACACGTCGATCAGCAATGTGACGACAGGAGCCGCGGATGGAGTTAAGACGGTGAGCTTTGCAGGTGTGTTTGCAGATGAAGACAGCGACGCACTGACATACACGGCAATCTCGACAGATACGGGCGTGGCAACAGCAGCGGTAAACGGAAGCGACCTGAAAATTACACCAGTGAACGCGGGTACGATCACGATTACGGTAACGGCAGATGACGGCAAGGGCGGCACGGTGGATACGCAGTTCAACGTGACGATCACACCGGTTATTCCAGAAGCCGTGAACCATGCGCCGACGGTGGAGACGTCGATCAGCAATGTAACGACAGGGGTCGCGGATGGAGTTAAGATGGTGAGCCTTGCGAGTGTGTTTGCAGATGAAGACAGCGACGCGCTGATGTACACGGCAACCTCGACGGATACGGGCGTGGCAACAGCAGCGGTAAACGGAAACGATCTGAAAATTACGCCAGTGAACGCGGGTACAGTCACGATTACGGTAACGGCAGATGACGGCAAGGGCGGCACGATGGATACGCAGTTCAACGTGACGATCACACCGGTTATTCCAGAAGCCGTGAACCATGCGCCGACGGTGGAAACGTCGATCAGCAATGTGACGACAGGAGCCGCGGATGGAGTTAAGACGGTGAGCCTTGCGAGTGTGTTTGCAGATGAAGACAGCGACGCGCTGACATACACGACAACCTCGACAGATACGGGCGTGGCAACAGCAGCGGTAAACGGAAGCGATCTGAAAATTACGCCAGTGAACGCGGGTACAGTCACGATTACGGTAACGGCAGATGACGGCAAGGGCGGCACGATGGATACGCAGTTCAACGTGACGATCACACCGGTTATTCCAGAAGCCGTGAACCATGCGCCGACGGTGGAAACGTCGATCAGCAATGTGACAACAGGAGCCGCGGATGGAGTTAAGACGGTGAGCCTTGCGAGTGTGTTTGCAGATGAAGACAGCGACGCACTGACATACACCGCAACCTCGACAGATACGGGCGTGGCAACAGCAGCGGTAAACGGAAGCGACCTGAAAATTACACCAGTGAACGCCGGAACAGCCACGATCACGGTTACAGCAGATGACGGAAACGGGGGTACAGTGGATACGAATTTCACTCTAACGGTGACTCCTCCACCTGCTGCTAATCACGCTCCTGTTGTTCAAAGCACGATTAATGATGTTTCTACAGAAGCAGGTGCTGTGGACACAAATATTGGACTTGCTTCAACTTTTGCAGATGAAGATTTGGACTTACTGACGTATTCCGCTGATTCATCGGACCCTAGCGTAGCAACGGTTTCCGTTACAGGCGACCAACTGAGTATTACTCCGCTTGCAGTGGGAAGTGCTACAGTCACAGTTACCGCAGATGATGGGAAGGGGGGAACCGTTCAAACGATCTTCCAAGTCACTGCTGGAGAAAAGAAGGGACTTTTCTTCTCTGAGTTGGCATGGGGGCAGAGCGACTCTATGATGCAGATTATTGAGCTTTATAATGCGGGTTCTGAGGAATTGGATGCTTCAAAAATTAGAATTGAACGCAGTGATAGTGGAAATTCGATCGAAATAAGTCAAGACGCTGGTGCTTTTATTCCAGATGGAGCTACTTTCGTGATAGGAGATACCATGTATTTTGGTGATGCGCATGTAGATTACTTCACAGACATGGGATTTTATAACGATGATTCAGCACCTGTTACTTTATCGCTTTATTACGATAATCAGTTGATTGATACGGCAGTGTTTCAACCTCATACCACTTTAGCTAGACAATCCGATGTTACCCATGGAAATGCAGACTACGAGGCAAGTGAATGGTTTGATGAAGGAACCGATTATACGGATAATATCGGCATCTTTAGTAGTGAGGCACCATAA